From Macaca mulatta isolate MMU2019108-1 chromosome 1, T2T-MMU8v2.0, whole genome shotgun sequence, the proteins below share one genomic window:
- the INKA2 gene encoding PAK4-inhibitor INKA2 isoform X1, with product MTMESREMDCYLRRLKQELMSMKEVGDGLQDQMNCMMGALQELKLLQVQTALEQLEISGGGPAPGSPEGPRTQREHPCWEGGRGPARPTVCSPSGQPSLGSSTKFPSHRSVCGRDLAPLPRTQPHQSCAQQGPERVEPDDWTSTLMSRGRNRQPLVLGDNVFADLVGNWLDLPELEKGGEKGETGGAREPKGEKGQPQELGRRFALTANIFKKFLRSVRPDRDRLLKEKPGWVTPMVPEPRTGRLQKVKKRSLSKGSGHFPFPGTGEHRRGENPPTSCPKALEPSPSGFDINTAVWV from the coding sequence ATGTCCATGAAGGAGGTGGGTGATGGCTTACAGGATCAGATGAACTGCATGATGGGTGCACTGCAAGAACTGAAGCTTCTCCAGGTGCAGACAGCACTGGAACAGCTGGAGATCTCTGGAGGGGGTCCTGCACCAGGCAGCCCTGAAGGTCCCAGGACCCAGCGCGAGCATCCTTGTTGGGAGGGTGGCAGGGGTCCTGCCAGGCCCACAGTCTGTTCCCCCTCTGGTCAACCTTCTCTTGGCAGCAGCACCAAATTTCCATCCCATAGGAGTGTCTGTGGAAGGGATTTAGCTCCCCTGCCCAGGACACAGCCACATCAAAGCTGTGCTCAGCAGGGGCCAGAGCGAGTGGAACCGGATGACTGGACCTCCACGTTGATGTCCCGGGGCCGGAATCGACAGCCTCTGGTGTTAGGGGACAACGTTTTTGCTGACCTGGTGGGCAATTGGCTAGACTTGCCAGAACTGGAGAAGGGTGGGGAGAAGGGTGAGACTGGGGGGGCACGTGAACCCAAAGGAGAGAAAGGCCAGCCCCAGGAGCTGGGCCGCAGGTTTGCCCTGACAGCAAACATCTTTAAGAAGTTCTTGCGTAGTGTGCGGCCTGACCGTGACCGGCTGCTGAAGGAGAAACCAGGCTGGGTGACACCCATGGTCCCTGAGCCCCGAACCGGCCGCTTACAGAAAGTCAAGAAGCGGAGCCTTTCCAAGGGCTCTGGACATTTCCCCTTCCCAGGCACCGGGGAGCACAGGCGAGGGGAGAATCCCCCGACAAGCTGCCCCAAGGCCCTGGAGCCCTCACCCTCAGGCTTTGATATTAACACAGCTGTTTGGGTCTGA
- the INKA2 gene encoding PAK4-inhibitor INKA2 isoform X2 — MSMKEVGDGLQDQMNCMMGALQELKLLQVQTALEQLEISGGGPAPGSPEGPRTQREHPCWEGGRGPARPTVCSPSGQPSLGSSTKFPSHRSVCGRDLAPLPRTQPHQSCAQQGPERVEPDDWTSTLMSRGRNRQPLVLGDNVFADLVGNWLDLPELEKGGEKGETGGAREPKGEKGQPQELGRRFALTANIFKKFLRSVRPDRDRLLKEKPGWVTPMVPEPRTGRLQKVKKRSLSKGSGHFPFPGTGEHRRGENPPTSCPKALEPSPSGFDINTAVWV, encoded by the coding sequence ATGTCCATGAAGGAGGTGGGTGATGGCTTACAGGATCAGATGAACTGCATGATGGGTGCACTGCAAGAACTGAAGCTTCTCCAGGTGCAGACAGCACTGGAACAGCTGGAGATCTCTGGAGGGGGTCCTGCACCAGGCAGCCCTGAAGGTCCCAGGACCCAGCGCGAGCATCCTTGTTGGGAGGGTGGCAGGGGTCCTGCCAGGCCCACAGTCTGTTCCCCCTCTGGTCAACCTTCTCTTGGCAGCAGCACCAAATTTCCATCCCATAGGAGTGTCTGTGGAAGGGATTTAGCTCCCCTGCCCAGGACACAGCCACATCAAAGCTGTGCTCAGCAGGGGCCAGAGCGAGTGGAACCGGATGACTGGACCTCCACGTTGATGTCCCGGGGCCGGAATCGACAGCCTCTGGTGTTAGGGGACAACGTTTTTGCTGACCTGGTGGGCAATTGGCTAGACTTGCCAGAACTGGAGAAGGGTGGGGAGAAGGGTGAGACTGGGGGGGCACGTGAACCCAAAGGAGAGAAAGGCCAGCCCCAGGAGCTGGGCCGCAGGTTTGCCCTGACAGCAAACATCTTTAAGAAGTTCTTGCGTAGTGTGCGGCCTGACCGTGACCGGCTGCTGAAGGAGAAACCAGGCTGGGTGACACCCATGGTCCCTGAGCCCCGAACCGGCCGCTTACAGAAAGTCAAGAAGCGGAGCCTTTCCAAGGGCTCTGGACATTTCCCCTTCCCAGGCACCGGGGAGCACAGGCGAGGGGAGAATCCCCCGACAAGCTGCCCCAAGGCCCTGGAGCCCTCACCCTCAGGCTTTGATATTAACACAGCTGTTTGGGTCTGA